The Polyangiaceae bacterium genome includes a region encoding these proteins:
- a CDS encoding rod shape-determining protein, producing the protein MIFDWLYGLFSNDLAIDLGTATTLIYVKGKGIVSCEPSVVAVQRDARGDKKVLAVGREAKEMLGRTPGNIQAIRPLRDGVIADFEITEAMLRYFIARAHNRRTLVKPRIIICVPFGITEVEKRAVKESAESAGAREVYLIEEPMAAAIGAGLPITEPSGNMVVDIGGGTTEVAVISLAGIVYSQSVRVGGDKMDEAIVAYMKRKYNLAIGEQSAERIKITIGNAYPLDQQLTMEVKGRDMVAGIPKTVVVNSDEIREALAEPINAIVEAVLVALERTPPELAADIVDKGVVLTGGGALLKNIDVLLRDETGLPVMVADDPISAVVLGSGKTLDHIELLKEVTIG; encoded by the coding sequence ATGATTTTCGACTGGCTCTACGGCCTGTTCTCGAACGACCTCGCCATCGATCTGGGGACGGCGACGACGCTCATCTACGTCAAGGGCAAGGGCATCGTCAGCTGCGAGCCCAGCGTGGTGGCCGTGCAACGGGACGCCCGCGGCGACAAGAAGGTGCTCGCGGTCGGCCGAGAGGCCAAGGAGATGCTCGGCCGGACCCCGGGGAACATCCAGGCCATCCGTCCGCTCCGGGACGGCGTGATCGCGGACTTCGAGATCACCGAGGCGATGCTCAGGTATTTCATCGCCCGCGCCCACAACCGGCGCACGCTGGTCAAGCCGCGCATCATCATCTGTGTGCCGTTCGGCATCACGGAGGTCGAGAAGCGGGCCGTCAAGGAGAGCGCCGAGAGCGCCGGCGCCCGCGAGGTCTACCTGATCGAGGAGCCGATGGCGGCGGCCATCGGCGCCGGGCTCCCGATCACGGAGCCGAGCGGCAACATGGTGGTGGACATCGGCGGCGGCACCACCGAGGTCGCGGTCATCTCCCTCGCCGGTATCGTCTACTCGCAGAGCGTGCGAGTGGGTGGCGACAAGATGGACGAGGCCATCGTCGCGTACATGAAGCGCAAGTACAACCTGGCCATCGGCGAGCAGTCCGCCGAGCGCATCAAGATCACGATCGGGAACGCCTATCCGCTCGATCAGCAGCTCACCATGGAAGTGAAAGGTCGCGACATGGTCGCGGGCATCCCCAAGACCGTGGTGGTGAACTCCGACGAAATCCGCGAGGCGCTCGCCGAGCCCATCAACGCCATCGTCGAGGCGGTGCTGGTCGCCCTCGAGCGCACCCCGCCCGAGCTCGCCGCGGACATCGTGGACAAAGGCGTCGTCTTGACCGGCGGCGGCGCCCTGCTCAAGAACATCGACGTCCTGCTCAGGGACGAGACCGGACTGCCCGTGATGGTGGCCGACGACCCCATCAGCGCCGTCGTGCTCGGGAGCGGCAAGACCCTCGACCACATCGAGCTCTTGAAAGAAGTGACCATCGGTTGA
- a CDS encoding diacylglycerol kinase family lipid kinase, translating into MKLRILVNPKAGAGVAARKIPEISRALERAELPHDVGETRGPGDAPRLVAQAREDGVTCLAVVGGDGTLNEVSQAYVDAAGNPVPGPELALIPAGTGGDFRKTFGLGDGIGEAVRRLRDAKPRPLDLGILELVADDGSRVVRAFLNIASFGIGGLTDRIVNSTPKWMGGRAAFFSGTLRAMLAYRNAPVRVRVDGEAFHEGPIFNVAVANGRFFGGGMKIAPDADPSDGRFDVVVLGDLGRAETVLLSSKIYQGRHGEHEKVRFTRGALVEAEPISSSREVLIDMDGETPGRLPIRARVAVGALTIRA; encoded by the coding sequence TTGAAGCTCCGAATCCTCGTCAACCCGAAGGCGGGCGCCGGTGTCGCGGCCCGCAAGATCCCGGAGATTTCCCGCGCGCTCGAGCGCGCCGAGCTGCCGCACGACGTCGGGGAAACCCGCGGGCCGGGTGACGCCCCCCGGCTGGTCGCCCAAGCCCGTGAGGACGGGGTCACCTGTTTGGCCGTCGTCGGGGGCGACGGCACGCTCAACGAAGTCAGCCAGGCCTACGTCGACGCGGCCGGCAACCCCGTGCCCGGCCCCGAGCTCGCCCTCATCCCCGCCGGCACCGGCGGTGATTTCCGCAAGACCTTCGGCCTGGGCGACGGCATCGGCGAAGCGGTACGCCGGCTCCGCGACGCAAAGCCGCGGCCGCTCGACCTCGGCATCCTGGAGCTGGTCGCCGACGACGGCTCGCGGGTGGTGCGAGCGTTCCTCAACATCGCGAGCTTCGGCATCGGCGGCCTCACCGACCGAATCGTGAACTCGACGCCGAAGTGGATGGGCGGGCGCGCCGCCTTCTTCAGCGGCACCTTGCGGGCGATGCTCGCGTATCGCAACGCGCCGGTCCGAGTCCGCGTGGACGGAGAGGCCTTCCACGAGGGGCCCATCTTCAACGTCGCCGTGGCCAACGGGCGCTTCTTCGGCGGGGGCATGAAGATCGCGCCGGACGCCGACCCTTCGGACGGCCGCTTCGACGTGGTGGTGCTCGGCGATCTGGGGCGCGCAGAGACCGTGCTGCTCTCGTCGAAGATCTACCAGGGGCGGCACGGCGAGCACGAGAAGGTGCGCTTCACGCGGGGCGCGCTGGTGGAGGCGGAGCCGATCTCGAGCTCCCGCGAGGTGCTCATCGACATGGACGGCGAGACCCCCGGGCGGTTGCCGATCCGCGCCCGCGTCGCGGTAGGCGCCCTCACGATTCGGGCCTGA
- the mreC gene encoding rod shape-determining protein MreC: MSSFRRYRDIIIVVLLLAVPFFFLRASIRRPEEMSVVDRTIMRVAAPLEYVSAALARGISSLFGDYVYLVDVKKDNDKLAYENARLRAEVRELKSAEAENVRMRRLLNLRETISAETVSAVVIGKDTTEFFRVAHVTLDNPGVQVKPGMPVLSFDGTVGTVLRVAGDKVDVELTVDAGFGVDVVVERTGARGFVRGVGDRSRYGVRVEYVQRSDEVDVGDVLLTSGVGCRFPKGVPVARVNKVIKRDFGMYQTVEAEPTVDFSRLEEVLVVLSDSKDCEAKGGGAQRRPRAKL, from the coding sequence GTGAGCTCGTTCCGCCGCTACCGCGACATCATCATCGTGGTGCTGCTCTTGGCGGTGCCGTTCTTCTTTCTCCGCGCCAGCATCCGGCGGCCCGAGGAGATGAGCGTCGTGGACCGCACCATCATGCGCGTGGCGGCGCCCCTCGAGTACGTCTCGGCGGCGCTCGCGCGCGGCATCTCGTCGCTGTTCGGGGACTACGTCTACCTGGTCGACGTCAAGAAGGACAACGACAAGCTCGCCTACGAGAACGCGCGCCTCAGGGCCGAAGTCCGCGAGCTCAAGAGCGCCGAGGCGGAGAACGTCCGGATGCGCCGGCTGCTCAACCTGCGCGAGACCATCAGCGCCGAGACCGTCAGCGCCGTGGTCATCGGCAAGGACACCACGGAGTTCTTCCGCGTCGCGCACGTCACGCTGGACAACCCGGGCGTCCAGGTCAAGCCGGGCATGCCCGTGCTGTCGTTCGACGGTACGGTCGGCACCGTGCTCCGGGTCGCCGGTGACAAGGTGGACGTGGAGCTGACCGTCGACGCCGGGTTCGGCGTCGACGTCGTCGTGGAGCGGACCGGCGCCCGGGGTTTCGTGCGCGGGGTCGGGGATCGAAGTCGCTACGGCGTCCGCGTCGAATACGTGCAGCGCAGCGACGAGGTCGACGTGGGCGACGTGCTCTTGACCAGCGGTGTCGGCTGTCGATTCCCGAAGGGCGTGCCCGTGGCGCGGGTCAACAAGGTCATCAAGCGCGATTTCGGCATGTACCAGACGGTGGAGGCCGAACCGACGGTCGACTTCTCGCGCCTCGAAGAGGTGCTGGTCGTGCTCTCCGACTCGAAGGACTGCGAGGCCAAGGGCGGCGGAGCTCAGCGCCGCCCGAGGGCCAAGCTCTGA
- a CDS encoding prolipoprotein diacylglyceryl transferase, whose protein sequence is MSLEPLIPFIQLPDWELIPKGFFGGNFPPAPFSFKPFGTLVAIGVYIGAWISLRHGRRRGLDERKLMSFIMWVGGVGFLGGHVFDTLFYFPERVVADPFSLIRVWEGLSSFGGFAGATIGLLIWRRIHQERALRYADVVASSFPVGWWFGRLGCTVAHDHPGMESQMWLAVRYPDGARFDLGLIEMVLTIPLAITFLVLQRKPRAWGVYLGSMCMAYAPIRFGLDFLRIRQGANADARYLGLTPAQWGCFLLFAAGAVVFLRRRPSTPLEEEDEAEDEDEDEPDSVRPES, encoded by the coding sequence ATGAGCCTAGAGCCGCTGATCCCGTTCATCCAGCTTCCGGACTGGGAGCTGATCCCGAAGGGCTTCTTCGGCGGGAACTTCCCGCCGGCGCCGTTCTCGTTCAAGCCGTTCGGGACGCTCGTCGCCATCGGCGTCTACATCGGCGCGTGGATCTCGCTGCGTCACGGCCGGCGGCGCGGGCTCGACGAGCGCAAGCTGATGAGCTTCATCATGTGGGTGGGCGGCGTCGGCTTCCTGGGCGGCCACGTGTTCGACACGCTGTTCTACTTTCCCGAGCGAGTCGTGGCGGACCCGTTCTCGCTGATCCGAGTCTGGGAAGGCCTGAGCAGCTTCGGCGGCTTCGCCGGCGCGACCATCGGCTTGCTGATCTGGCGGCGGATCCACCAGGAGCGCGCGCTCCGCTACGCGGACGTCGTCGCGAGCAGCTTCCCGGTGGGGTGGTGGTTCGGGCGCCTCGGCTGCACGGTAGCCCACGATCACCCCGGCATGGAGAGCCAGATGTGGCTCGCCGTGCGCTATCCCGACGGCGCTCGCTTCGATCTCGGGCTGATCGAGATGGTGCTCACCATCCCGCTCGCGATCACGTTCCTCGTCCTGCAGAGGAAGCCCCGAGCGTGGGGCGTCTACCTGGGCAGTATGTGCATGGCGTACGCGCCCATCCGTTTCGGACTCGACTTCTTGCGCATCCGGCAGGGCGCGAACGCCGACGCGCGCTACCTCGGTCTGACCCCGGCGCAGTGGGGCTGCTTCCTGCTCTTCGCCGCGGGCGCCGTGGTCTTCCTGCGCCGCCGGCCGAGCACGCCGCTCGAGGAAGAAGACGAGGCAGAGGACGAGGACGAGGACGAGCCGGACTCGGTCAGGCCCGAATCGTGA